The Bacillus sp. BGMRC 2118 genome includes a region encoding these proteins:
- a CDS encoding DUF4352 domain-containing protein has translation MKKLFNLIWLSLLFVSVMTACTEDKTDSAVEKSSTEKPVTKKENEDLLNFEQDDESRLEQGILLVGESAKGGYFLSTVHSAYLDGSNHSVIVNVSIKNVRGKIIGLSEFKYTLKDEKEGKSYEGKVLDQNTSNIQLKPDETVELKIDFEVLNPKNEYMFYIESSVDAQQALWRIDNLQSPQN, from the coding sequence ATGAAAAAATTATTCAATTTAATTTGGTTAAGTCTATTATTTGTTAGTGTTATGACTGCTTGCACAGAAGATAAAACTGATAGTGCAGTTGAAAAAAGTTCAACTGAAAAACCAGTCACAAAAAAAGAAAATGAAGATTTATTAAATTTCGAACAAGATGATGAGAGCCGCTTGGAACAAGGTATTCTATTAGTTGGTGAAAGTGCTAAAGGAGGTTATTTCTTAAGCACTGTACATAGTGCGTACTTGGATGGTAGTAACCATTCTGTCATTGTAAACGTCTCTATAAAAAATGTAAGAGGTAAGATAATTGGGCTATCAGAATTTAAATATACCTTAAAAGATGAAAAAGAAGGAAAGTCATATGAAGGAAAGGTGCTTGATCAAAACACTTCCAATATACAACTTAAACCAGATGAAACGGTTGAATTGAAAATAGATTTTGAAGTCCTTAACCCAAAAAATGAGTATATGTTTTATATTGAAAGTTCTGTGGACGCTCAACAAGCACTCTGGAGAATTGATAATCTGCAATCACCACAAAACTAA